One part of the Chitinivibrionales bacterium genome encodes these proteins:
- a CDS encoding glycosyltransferase: MHYHADRFQKGNNYSESGVVPEMSVIIPTYRRKRQVTELIDRLLSDFPEKCELIIVQQDENTLDVSDKRVKLLVQKEPSLPRARNRGIHASKGKVVLFFDDDCVPSAGCVSRHMELHECFPRYSVIAGQVRDANNRGTRERVVEFDPATLTYICDYALCRDEEITGFPGGHASIKRSAFRSVLFDSWFRGNAHFEEIDFALRLKRKGGKIFFTSSMHIDHFLEKTGGCRSEKSSAEFYFNQFYNRALCFAKNVSLKAVAGFLNKQKYDLEYFSRKRNSHSKSIVAAGLTGLATGLSAGTVRRNVGPITMK, translated from the coding sequence GGAAACAATTATTCGGAAAGCGGTGTAGTTCCGGAGATGTCGGTAATTATTCCTACCTATAGGCGAAAAAGGCAGGTAACCGAACTTATCGACCGGCTCCTGAGTGACTTTCCCGAAAAGTGCGAGCTCATTATCGTGCAGCAGGATGAAAACACATTGGATGTGAGCGATAAAAGAGTTAAGCTTCTCGTTCAAAAAGAACCAAGTCTTCCCCGGGCCCGAAACAGGGGTATACATGCGTCAAAGGGAAAGGTGGTTCTGTTTTTTGATGATGATTGTGTCCCTTCGGCCGGATGTGTAAGCAGGCATATGGAATTGCATGAATGTTTTCCCCGGTATTCGGTGATTGCAGGCCAGGTTCGTGATGCAAACAATCGTGGTACCAGAGAGCGGGTTGTTGAATTTGATCCGGCAACCCTTACCTATATTTGCGATTATGCACTCTGCCGGGATGAAGAAATTACCGGGTTTCCGGGAGGACATGCATCCATTAAGCGCTCGGCATTCAGGTCGGTGCTGTTCGATTCGTGGTTCAGGGGAAACGCGCATTTTGAAGAGATCGATTTTGCGCTTCGATTGAAAAGAAAGGGTGGTAAAATATTCTTTACGTCATCCATGCATATCGACCATTTTCTCGAAAAAACAGGGGGGTGCCGTTCCGAAAAGAGCAGTGCCGAATTTTACTTCAATCAGTTTTACAACCGGGCGCTCTGTTTTGCAAAGAATGTCTCTTTGAAAGCGGTTGCCGGGTTTCTGAATAAACAGAAATATGACCTGGAATACTTTTCACGAAAGCGGAATTCGCACAGCAAATCGATTGTAGCAGCCGGATTGACCGGGTTGGCCACAGGCTTGAGTGCAGGGACGGTTCGACGAAACGTTGGGCCGATAACGATGAAATGA